ACTCCGTCGCTCAGCGAAAACGCCTTCGCATCGACGCTCGCGCTGGTCGAAGCCGCGTCGGAACGCGGCATCGTGATCTCCTGCGATCTGAACTTCCGCAAAAAGCTCTGGAAATGGCGTCCCGGGACCGCCCCCCGCGAGCTGGCCGCCGAGTGCATGGGCAGGATCGTTCCCTTCGTCGACTGGATCATCTGCAACGAGGAGGATGCCTCCGACGTCTTCGGCATCCGGGCCGACGCCACCGAGATCGAGGCCGGCAAGCTCAACATCGGCGGCTACCGCGATGTGGCGAAACTGCTGCTCGAACGTTTCCCGAAAGCGTCCAGGGTCGCCGTCACGCTGCGCGAAAGCATCTCGGCCGACCATAACAACTGGGGAGCAATGCTGTACGACCGCGCTGCGGACCGTGCCTTTTTCGCACCGCTCGACCCGGACGGCAATTATGCGCCGTATGAAATCCGCAACATCGTCGACCGTTTCGGCGGCGGCGACTCCTTCGGGGCCGGACTCATTCACGCGCTTTACAGCGAAGAGTACGCCGAGCCGCAGCAGGCGATCCGGTTCGCGGCGGCGGCCAGCTGCCTCAAACACACGATTTCCGGCGATTACAACTATACGACCCATGCCGAGGCGGCCGCGCTCATGAACGGCTCCGGTTCGGGCCGGGTGGCGAGGTGAGAAAATGACCTTTCAACAGCAATGCGAACGCTGTCCCGTCGTCGCGATCCTGCGCGGCATCACGCCGGACGAAATTACGGATGTCTGCGAAACGCTCCGGGAAGCCGGAATCCGGCTCCTCGAAGTGCCGCTGAACTCGCCGGACGCCCTCGAGAGCATCCGGCGCGCCGCGCGGGAATACCACGCCGGAACGGAACTGCTGATCGGCGCCGGAACCGTCCTCACCCCGGCAGCGGTCCGCGAAGTGGCAGAGGCGGGAGGGCGCTTCATCATCTCGCCGGATACGAATCCCGAAGTCATCCGCGAAACGAAACGCCTCGGGCTTGTCTCCATGCCGGGCTTCTTCACCGCGACCGAGGCGTTCGCCGCCCTGCGGGCCGGAGCCGACTGCCTGAAACTCTTTCCGGCCGGCGCTCTCGGTCCCGGCTATGTGAAGGACCTGAAGGCGGTGATCAAGGCGCCGATCATGGCGGTCGGCGGCGTCGATACGGCCAATGCGGCGGACTTCCTGAAAGTCTGCGCCGGAATCGGCGTCGGCTCGGCACTCTACAAGCCCGGCAAACCGCTCTCCGCCATCGCGGAAGACGCCCGGCGCTTTACCGCTTCCGCCCGGTAATGCAGGAGCCGGAACCCCAAGGGGCTTTTGCCGTTCCGGCTCTTTTTCGCTCCGGCCGATTTGACAGAAGCCGGAGCATGCACTATACTAACACGAAAGCGGGGAAAACGCGGGAGGAGACGGGTCGAATCAAAATCAAAGGACAATCCCGTGAAAAAGAAAAGCAGGAAACCGGAGGATGCCGCCCGCTCTGCAATGCCCTTTCCGATCCGGGCAGTTTTTCGCCGCCCCAGAATCATATTCCGTCTCTCCCTCACTCTCAGTATTTCCGCAGCGGCAGCGGCAGGCATTTATTTCTGCACGCCCGGGCCGGACCGGCCCCATAACGTTCCGCAACAGGCTGTTGCAATCGGAAACAACCACCGGGTGAATCAGAACGGGACCTACTTCGAATTCCGCCGGGAACCGCAATCTCCCGCCCCCTCCCCCGTTTCGGAACCTCCTCCCGCCGGCTTTCCGAATTTGCGAAACCTTCTGCCGAAGAACGACCGGCTCGCACTGGCGGCCGGACACGGCAACCGGGTGAATCAAGGCGGAATATATATCGAATATCATGCGGAGACTCCGCTATTCCGGCCCGTTTCCGCCTCCCTGATCGAAATTCAGCAAAACGGAGTTGTCAGGGAAACATTCGAGGCATGGAAACTGCTCCGCGACCGGAGCGCCGCCCAACCGGAAGAGGAGGTCTGCAGCTATGAACAGGCCGTTGCCGATCTGCAGCAACTGGCCGGCTTCTTATGCGACAGGCCGGAAATCGGAGATTACGAATTCAACCGACTGTTCACCTGGTTTGTCCAGCATCGCGCAAGCCGGAGTCACTGGCCGGTCAGCCGGCTCGCAAGCCTGCTGGAGGAGCGGGTGAAGAACGAACGGGCCGCCCCGGACTGGGAAGAGCGCCTGACCGGCTTTCTCTGCTCGATCCGCTCCGACCGCAGGGTGGCCGGACTCGTTTTCGACACGCTGACCCGGGAACAGCTCTCCGGCAGACGAACCATGCTGACCGGCAGACTAACCCGGCAGATCGTCCGCCGGGAGCTCTATCGTCTGATGGAACAAGCCGGGGTAATTCCTCACAAAAGCAACAAAATGTCCGGCGTCGTGGAGATTTTGGTCGTAGGCGACCACGGCTCCCCGGCCTGGCGTTTCGGCAATTACGGCCGAAAGATCGAAACGGCAGTCGAGTTGCGCGAAAAAAGCGGCACCCCCCGCATTGTCAGGGAGGCCGATTTCTTCCGTGTTCTGGATGAACTCATCAGGGAGCGGTGACACTCCTCCCTTCCACTTTTCATGCTGCGAAAAGACGCAGAAGCCGGACTATGATGAAAGAAGATGCGCACAACTCTCCGCAAACCGATGCCGAAACGAAAAATATCCATATTTCCGGCAGAAAAACGGCGGCGCGTCCGATGCCGGAGTTGCATCCGGAGCCGGACGATGCTATACTGATTCGGACGCCAGACAACCGGAGGCTATCGACAATATTTTTGATTTCAGGAACAACACCTTTCTGCTCGCCTCCGGAGAAATTCCGGCGGCAAAGGGAGAATACCGCGCTTTCCGCCTTTTCTGACCTGAAAAGATTTACCGGCAGTACTCGTAATCGATATATTCACCGGCGAACCCGTCGGCCGGCCGGCGCCGGACCTGCCGGAATCCCACCCGTTCATACATTCTCCGGGCCGGAACCATCAGTTCGTTCGTGGTCACGACGATTCTGTCGACGCCATACCGGGAAATCCGGTCGACGGTCTCTTGAAGCTGCCTGACGCCGTATCCCTGCCCCTTATAAGCCGAGGCAATGCAGTTATGCCCGATTATCGCATATTCCGGCTGTTGCCTCGGGTCCCACGAAGCAAACCCGACGGCCCTGCCGTCGAGAGTCGTGACAAATCCGTACCGGTCGGCAATCTCCGGGCGGTCGCAGAAGAAGCTGTCGAACTCCCTCCAGTCGCCTCCCCAGTGCCGTGCGCACCGGCAATCGAATGAATACGCGTCGGACAGCAGGGCAAACAGCGTTCCCCTCGGAAAATCGCTGATTTTTCTGAATTCAGGAACCATAAAACCTCATCTTTCCCGGCAGCCGCAGAACCACCGTCCTCAACCGCCCACGTATCTAAATCATACTTGAATATCGGGATTTGAAAAACTCGAAAAAGATCATTTTCGACGAAATGCACCGGCTTATCGATGAAATCGCCAACCTTTCCCGGCTCCTTGCCGAGAATCCAAATAATTTTGAAATCCAGCGGCAACTCCTGATTGCCAACATCGACCGGATCCGGTGTGAAGAAAAAAACGTATTCAAAATTGAGTATCGATGGAGTTCGGGACTTCGTCAAGTCTGGCAACCCCGCCAGGATTCGAACCTGGGCTAACTGGACCAAAACCAGTTGTGCTACCGTTACACCACGGGGTTGTTTATTCGGCATTTTTACAAAATAGTCCATTTTTCTGAAAAATCCAGATAAAAAGATGACTTTTTATTACGTTTTTTTGGAAATACGGTGTATATTTCCCCAATGCATCCATATTCAGAATCCATGACGCAAGGACAGACATGAGCGAAAAGAAAACAGCCAAACGTTCGATCAGAGAGCATCTGCGAATCTACATCACCGGCCTCATCATGGGCGGAGCCGACATCGTTCCCGGCGTCTCCGGCGGAACCATGGCCTTCATTCTCGGCATCTACGAGGAACTGATCGAATCGATCAAACGCTTCACTTCCGCCGAGGCCATCGGCATGGCAGCCACTTTTCAGATCCGGAAAATGTTCAAAACCCTGCCGTGGCCGTTCCTGCTGGTTCTCGGGCTCGGTATCCTCACCGCCATCGCGGTCCTTTCCACGCCGATTCACTGGATGCTCAAGAACCAGCCCGTGCTGATCTGGGCCTTCTTTTTCGGGCTGGTCGTCGCGTCCATCTTCGCCGTATTCAACCGGGTGCGCAAATGGACTCCGTTCTGCGTCGCCGCACTGATCGCCGGGGGAGCTGCCGGCTGGATCGTCGTCGGGCTGCCGCTGCTCCGGAATCCGCCCGACAGCTATATCTACCTCGTGCTCTGCGGAGCGATCGCCATCTGCGCGATGATCCTGCCCGGCATTTCCGGTTCGTTCATCCTGCTGCTGATGGGCAAGTACGATTATGTGCTGAACGCGGTCAACGAACTCAAGGCCGGCACCAATTTCGGGCAGAACCTGCTGATTCTCGCCCTCTTCGTCGTCGGCATCGTCCTCGGGATCAGTTCGTTCGTCCGGCTTCTGAGCTGGCTGTTCCGGAAGTTCCACGATCTCACGGTCGCCGTCCTCATCGGCTTCATGGCCGGGTCGCTGCGCAAGGTCTGGCCGTGGAAAGCCGGCGGCAGCGACGATGCGGCCAATGTGCTGCCGACTTCGTTCGGCTCGGAATTCTGGTCCGCGGTCGGTCTCGCCGCGGCCGGATTCATCATTGTATTTGCCCTCGAAACCGTCGCCCGGCAGATGGAAAAGAAGTCGGCGGCCAAAAACAGGGAAGCATAAATGCATCCGATTCTTCTGTCATTCGGCAGCTTTTCGATCCGCAGCTACGGGGCGATGGCCGCACTCGGTTTCGTCCTCGGCTGCTGGCTGGTCAATGTGAACAGAAAATACGCCCGGATGAGTTCGGATCAGGCATCCACCTCGCTCTTTGTCGCCATGATCGCCGGAATCATCGGCGCGCGCATTTTCTATGTCGTGCAGTATTTCAAGCAGTACCGCGACAACTTCTGGGGCATCTTCCGGGTGGATCAGGGCGGACTCGTTTTCTACGGCGGCTTCCTGCTGGCGCTGGCCGCGCTCTGGCTCTACTGCCGCCGCAGCAAGCTCGACATCGTCCGTGTGCTGGACGTGTACGCGCCGGCCATGGCCATCGCCCACGCCTGCGGGCGGATCGGCTGCTTCCTGAACGGCTGCTGCTGGGGAAAGCCGACCGATCTCTTCTGGGGAGTCTCCTATCCGGAAGGCAGCAATCCCGCGCTCTGCTATCCCGGTGAAAGTCTGCACCCGGTCCAGCTTTATGAGGCGGGGGAGCAATTTCTGCTCTTTTTCCTCTATTTTTACCTGGTGCGTCATACGAAGCGCGGCATCACGATGGCCAGTTATCTGACGCTCTACGGCATCTTCCGTTTCCTGAATGAACTGCTGCGCGGCGACAATCCGAAGGTGCTGGCCGATTTTTTCACGCCCGCCCAGGTGATCGGGCTGCTGATCATTCCGGCCGGCCTCGGTCTCTTCATCTATTTTCAACGCCATGAATCAAAAGATACTGAGCTTTCGCATTGACGCCGGGGATGCCGGGACCCGCCTGGACCGCTGCCTGTCGCGGCTGATTCCGGGTTCATCGCGCACCTACCTGCAGAAGCTGATCGCCGGCGGACTGGTCACGTCCGGCGACGCGGCGCTGACGATTCCGCGCTACCCGGTGCGGGCCGGCATGGAAATCCGTGTAGCGCTGCCGGAGCCGGAAAACTCGGAACCGGCTCCGGAACCATTTGATTTCCCGATCCTCTACGAGGATGAGGCGATGCTGGTCATCTCAAAACCGGCCGGCGTCGTTGTGCATCCGGCTGTCGGCAACCCGACCGGCACGGTGGTCAACGCGCTGCTCGGCCGTTATCCGAATCTGGCCGAGACGCTGGCCTGCGGTTCGAGCCGCCCCGGGATTGTCCACCGGCTCGACAAAGACACTTCCGGCTGTCTGGTCATCGCCAAAACGCCCGATGCCCAGTACAAGCTCTGCACGGCTTTCGCGGGCCGGGAAACGTCGAAAACCTACCTTGCCATCGTCCGCGGCATTCCGCACCGGCCCGAGGCGGAAATCAGCGGACTCATCGGCCGGCATCCGGTCAACCGCCAGAAAATGGCGGTCGTCGAACGCAACGGCAAGTTCGCCCTCACCCGTTACCGGCTGGAAAAAAGCGGCTGCATCAACGGCTGCCCGGTCAGTCTCATGAAAGTCCGCATCCTGACCGGCCGCACCCATCAGATCCGGGTCCACCTGGCCTCGGTCGGAATACCGGTGCTCGGGGATGCGACCTACGGCGGGGTGCTCTCCGCACTTCCCGAAATCGAGCGCCAGATGCTGCACGCCTGGAAACTGCAGCTGCCGCATCCCGTAACCGGGGAGAAGATCGAATTCTGCGCTCCGCTTCCGGATGACTTTCAGACAACACTTAACCGATTTTAATTTTTTTCCCGTTCCCGTCTTGAAAAGCTTTGCCGTCATGCTATTTTATCTGTATGTTTCCGGTCAACAGATTACAGTTTTATAAAAATGCGGGAAGGGAATGCAGTGCCAAAAAACGGTAAAATCATATTTTTTCCGGCATTGCGGCCTTACTTGAATTTCTTTTTTTCCATGTGTATTCCGATAATCAATGAAAAAATTAACAAATCGGGTATTTTTTCGTTTGGAATCAAGGAAAAGCATTGTATATTATGGTTGTTGGGGAATTTAAAATCAGGCTCGTCTTCTTTATTTCCGCCTTATTGTTTTCTTTTTGTTTCCATCAATTCCGTATTGTTGAACGATATGCACCTGCCGGCGGAAATCGGGCAGTCTTCCTGAAAGCCTGTTTATAAAATACGAAACGCTCAGTGAGGATACTTATGGCAATAACACCTTTGAAAACGAAATTCGGAAAACTGATTCGCGACTATCTGCGCAATGCGGAGATTCGCCAGAATGATCTCGCCGCCAGACTGAAGGTTTCCGGTTCGGCGGTGTCCCAGATGCTGCACGGGAAAATCGTGCCGAACCAGCAGCAGCTGGCCACGATCTGCGAACTGCTGATGCTGGACCGGGCGCAGGCGTTCGAACTGCAGTCCATGCTTTCCGGCATCCGTACCGGGGCGGAAAACATGCGTTCCCCCTTCAACCAGACCATGTTCGCCCTGCGCTGCCAGCGCGGGCTGACCCATCAGCAGCTGGCCAACCTTTCCGGCATCCCGGCTTCCCATCTGATGGTGTTCGAGAACTGCTTTGAAGCGGTTCCGACCCTCGATGAAGCCAGCAAGCTCGCCCCGATCCTCGGCTGCACCCCGGCTTCTCTGCTTCAGAGCGCCGGCGTCGGCGGCCTCTCGCGAAGCGTCATCGACCAGCTCAAAAAAGAGGGCGGCTACCTGGAGGAGGATGTGGTCAGCGAGCCGGACGGGCCGTACAAATTCAGCACGGAGCGGCAGGCGCCGCTGCTTGACCTGATCGATCTGGAGGATTTCGACGGAAAGTCGATCGATGATTTCGCCCGGCGCCGCGCCACGAAGGTGCTGGATCTCAGCAGCGGCGACCTGCCGGAAAACGTGATCGCAATCAGCGCTTCGGGGCGCGATCTCGCCATCGGCATTCCCGGCACGGTGCTGCTGCTGGTTTCGTCCGAGCGGCCCTCCAATTACCGGGATCTGGACCTGTGCCGGACCAATGAAGAGCGGTTCCTGCTGCAGGAGAGCCGGCGGAACGGCGTGAAGGAGTTCCGGCTGGCCGGAACCCGCAAGCCGAACACCAGCGGTGTCCGCTGGAAGCTGCCGGTTCTGGAAATCATCATCCGGCCGACGAAGCCGGAACCGAAAGAGAAATAATGTCTCCGTTCCGACTGCCTGCGGCAGTCATGACGGATGATTCCGCGGCCGCTTTCCTCCGCCGGTTATGGTGCGTTATGGGGTTTCGCACGATAACCGGCAAAATGGAAGCGGAAAAGGAGCAGACAAATGCCGGTATCGGCGCCCGGCCGGATTTGCCGGGGCAACATAACGGGGACGGCCGCCGTGCGGCCGATGCCTCCTCTCCACACAGGGGCGGAGGTATCGGTGCGTTTTGCATATGATTCGAAAGTAAGGTAGTCTGTAAGAGTGAACGTCTGGTTTTACATCATTGTCATGGCCGTGATTCAGGGAATCGCGGAGTTCCTGCCGATCAGTTCGTCTGGTCATCTTGCGCTGCTCGGCGCCCTATTCGGATTCGACGGGGAGAAAAGCCAGGCGCTGGGCATTGTCCTCCACGCCGGCTCCCTGCTCGCAATCGTGATTTTTTACTGGAAGACCCTGCTCGGGTTTCTGAAGCCGGAGCAATGGCGGCTCGCCGCCATGCTGATCCTCGGAACGATTCCGGCGGGTGTTCTCGGCATGGCTCTCGAGCTCTCCGGCTTCGCCAAGGATCTCTTCGACAACCTGATGGTGATCGGTTTCGCATTTCTCATCACCGCCACGCTGCTCCGGCTGTCGGAAAAACCGAAGCTCATCATCCGTCCGTCCGGCCAGGAAGACGCGGAGCCGACGCCGCTCGACAAAATCTCCGTCCGCCAGGCGCTCGCGATCGGTATCGGACAGATGTTCGCGATTCTGCCCGGATTGTCCCGCTCCGGCACCACCATCACGGTCGGCATTCTGACCGGAGTGAACCGGGAGGCGGCCGGGACCTTCTCCTTTCTGCTGGCGATCCCGGTCATCGCGGGCGCGGCGCTCGTCCACGCATATAAAATGTTCAAGCACCCGCCGGAAGCCGGAGACATCACTTATCTGCAGATGGCGGTCGGCCTCGTCGTTTCGGCGGCGGTCAGTTTCTGGGCCCTGTCGTTCCTTACCAGGCTCATCAAACGCGGCAAACTC
The Victivallis lenta DNA segment above includes these coding regions:
- a CDS encoding DUF368 domain-containing protein, coding for MSEKKTAKRSIREHLRIYITGLIMGGADIVPGVSGGTMAFILGIYEELIESIKRFTSAEAIGMAATFQIRKMFKTLPWPFLLVLGLGILTAIAVLSTPIHWMLKNQPVLIWAFFFGLVVASIFAVFNRVRKWTPFCVAALIAGGAAGWIVVGLPLLRNPPDSYIYLVLCGAIAICAMILPGISGSFILLLMGKYDYVLNAVNELKAGTNFGQNLLILALFVVGIVLGISSFVRLLSWLFRKFHDLTVAVLIGFMAGSLRKVWPWKAGGSDDAANVLPTSFGSEFWSAVGLAAAGFIIVFALETVARQMEKKSAAKNREA
- a CDS encoding sugar kinase encodes the protein MRETCIAGFGEVMLRLCPPGRKRFMQSLPGTLDATYGGGEANVCASLAMLGTPSRYLTALPPNPVAQAFAAELRGLGVDVGRITWNPKGRMGVYYAEHGAAQRGSNVVYDREGSTISLLGPEDYDFAAMLDGVGHLHITGITPSLSENAFASTLALVEAASERGIVISCDLNFRKKLWKWRPGTAPRELAAECMGRIVPFVDWIICNEEDASDVFGIRADATEIEAGKLNIGGYRDVAKLLLERFPKASRVAVTLRESISADHNNWGAMLYDRAADRAFFAPLDPDGNYAPYEIRNIVDRFGGGDSFGAGLIHALYSEEYAEPQQAIRFAAAASCLKHTISGDYNYTTHAEAAALMNGSGSGRVAR
- a CDS encoding RluA family pseudouridine synthase, with translation MNQKILSFRIDAGDAGTRLDRCLSRLIPGSSRTYLQKLIAGGLVTSGDAALTIPRYPVRAGMEIRVALPEPENSEPAPEPFDFPILYEDEAMLVISKPAGVVVHPAVGNPTGTVVNALLGRYPNLAETLACGSSRPGIVHRLDKDTSGCLVIAKTPDAQYKLCTAFAGRETSKTYLAIVRGIPHRPEAEISGLIGRHPVNRQKMAVVERNGKFALTRYRLEKSGCINGCPVSLMKVRILTGRTHQIRVHLASVGIPVLGDATYGGVLSALPEIERQMLHAWKLQLPHPVTGEKIEFCAPLPDDFQTTLNRF
- a CDS encoding undecaprenyl-diphosphate phosphatase → MNVWFYIIVMAVIQGIAEFLPISSSGHLALLGALFGFDGEKSQALGIVLHAGSLLAIVIFYWKTLLGFLKPEQWRLAAMLILGTIPAGVLGMALELSGFAKDLFDNLMVIGFAFLITATLLRLSEKPKLIIRPSGQEDAEPTPLDKISVRQALAIGIGQMFAILPGLSRSGTTITVGILTGVNREAAGTFSFLLAIPVIAGAALVHAYKMFKHPPEAGDITYLQMAVGLVVSAAVSFWALSFLTRLIKRGKLACFAWYLYILGAGVILWQLTVMIRKANGL
- a CDS encoding 2-dehydro-3-deoxy-6-phosphogalactonate aldolase, which produces MTFQQQCERCPVVAILRGITPDEITDVCETLREAGIRLLEVPLNSPDALESIRRAAREYHAGTELLIGAGTVLTPAAVREVAEAGGRFIISPDTNPEVIRETKRLGLVSMPGFFTATEAFAALRAGADCLKLFPAGALGPGYVKDLKAVIKAPIMAVGGVDTANAADFLKVCAGIGVGSALYKPGKPLSAIAEDARRFTASAR
- the lgt gene encoding prolipoprotein diacylglyceryl transferase encodes the protein MHPILLSFGSFSIRSYGAMAALGFVLGCWLVNVNRKYARMSSDQASTSLFVAMIAGIIGARIFYVVQYFKQYRDNFWGIFRVDQGGLVFYGGFLLALAALWLYCRRSKLDIVRVLDVYAPAMAIAHACGRIGCFLNGCCWGKPTDLFWGVSYPEGSNPALCYPGESLHPVQLYEAGEQFLLFFLYFYLVRHTKRGITMASYLTLYGIFRFLNELLRGDNPKVLADFFTPAQVIGLLIIPAGLGLFIYFQRHESKDTELSH
- a CDS encoding helix-turn-helix domain-containing protein, with the protein product MAITPLKTKFGKLIRDYLRNAEIRQNDLAARLKVSGSAVSQMLHGKIVPNQQQLATICELLMLDRAQAFELQSMLSGIRTGAENMRSPFNQTMFALRCQRGLTHQQLANLSGIPASHLMVFENCFEAVPTLDEASKLAPILGCTPASLLQSAGVGGLSRSVIDQLKKEGGYLEEDVVSEPDGPYKFSTERQAPLLDLIDLEDFDGKSIDDFARRRATKVLDLSSGDLPENVIAISASGRDLAIGIPGTVLLLVSSERPSNYRDLDLCRTNEERFLLQESRRNGVKEFRLAGTRKPNTSGVRWKLPVLEIIIRPTKPEPKEK
- a CDS encoding GNAT family N-acetyltransferase — translated: MVPEFRKISDFPRGTLFALLSDAYSFDCRCARHWGGDWREFDSFFCDRPEIADRYGFVTTLDGRAVGFASWDPRQQPEYAIIGHNCIASAYKGQGYGVRQLQETVDRISRYGVDRIVVTTNELMVPARRMYERVGFRQVRRRPADGFAGEYIDYEYCR